One Paraburkholderia phymatum STM815 genomic window, GTTTGCGGCACGTACACGCGCACGAACGCAGTAAACGGATGGGCGCCAAGCGATTGCGCGGCGCGCACATAGACAGGCGACACGCTCTTCATCACCGAATAGATGGCGAGAATCATGTATGGCAGCAGCACGTGCGTCATGCCGATCAACACGCCCGCGCGATTGAAGATCAGCGGCACAGGATGTGTCGTGAGGCCCAATCCCGTCAGCAAGCTGTTGATGACACCGCCAGGTTGCAACAGCACATACCACGCGGTCGTGCGCACCAGCAGCGAAGTCCAGAACGGCACGATGACGAGCAGCATCAAGCGGTTGCTGCTTTTTGCGGGCAGATTGGCGAGCATCCACGCGACGGGATAGCCCAGCAGCAGACACAGGAATGTGACCGTTGCGCTGATCGACATGGTGCGCAGGAATGCTTGCCGATAAACGGACGCATTGTCCGGCACGAAGCCCACCGAGCCTTGCGGCGTGATCTGCGCATCGACGGCGGCGAGCAGATAGTCCGGCGTGGGCGAGGCGGCGGCGCGCTTCATGACGCGCCAGGTTTCCGGCGAATTCCAGCGTTCGTCGAGTTCGACCAAAGCGGGCTTCCATGCGGGCTGCGGCCTGGCAGGCAGGTGGCGCGCGCTGCGCATCAACAGGCTGCGGAATTCAGGCTGGGCGAAGTTGAGACGGCGTGCGACCGTGCCGAGCTGCCCGGTCTCCTGCGCCTCTTTCAGGCCCGAAGCGAGCAGTGCGAACATGTGCTCGTCAGGTGTGCCGCGTCCGTCCCAGGCATCGAGCGCGCGCGTGAGCGCGGGCATGCTGTCGGGCATTTCGCGATTCTGCACACTGCGCGCGAGCAGCAATGCAATCGGCGCGATGAACGTCGACAGCAGGAACAGGATCAACGGCAGCGCAAGCAGCAGCGCCTGGGTCGATGCGCGGCGTCGCGCCTTCTGGAACGACGCGTGGCCGCCGGCTCTCGATGGAGAGCCGGGCGCCGCGGTCTGGGCCGATACGGGCAGGCTGGTGGTCACGTCGGTCTCTCGTTCAACAGGAAAGTTACTGGGTCAGCCATGTCTGGAAACGCTTGTTGATCTGGTCCGCGTTGTCGGCCCAGAAGCTCGCGTTGATCTGCAACGCGCGCTTGAAATTCTGCGGCGCAGTTGGAAGATCGGTCAGACGCTGTTTGTCGACAAGCGCGATGGCATCCTTGCGCGGCGGTGCATAGGCGATGTACTTCGACAGATCGGCATAAGCCTTCGGCTGCGAAGCGGAGACGATGAACTTCGCCGCCGTATCCGAATGTCTCGCGCCCGTTGGAATGCCCCACCAGTCGAAGTCATAGACCTGTGCATCCCACACCGCCTTGAACGGCTTGTTGTCCTTCTTCGCGGCATCGTCGATGCGGCCGTTGTAAGCCTGCGTCATTACCACCGCGCCGTCTGCCAGCAGTTGCGGCGCCTGCGCGCCCGATTCCCACCAGACGATGTTCTTCTTGATCGTATCGAGCTTCCTGAACGCGCGATCGACGCCAGCCGGTGTGGCAAGCACCTTGTACACGTCGTTCGGATCGACGCCGTCTGCAATCAGCGCCCATTCCATCGATACCTTCGGCGACTTGCGCAGACCACGCTTGCCCGGGAATTTCTGCAGGTCGAAGAAGTCGTTGACGGAGGTCGGCGCGGTCTTCAGCTTGCTCGCATCGTAAGCGAAGACGGTGGACCAGACCATGCTCGCCACCGCGCAATCGCTGATCGAGCCGGGAATGAAATCGCTGGTCTTGCCCAGCGTTGTCTTGTCGAACTTCTTCAACAGACCTTCGTCGCAGGCGGTAATCGCATCGTTCGTTTCAAGGTCGATCAGGTCCCATGTCGTGTTCTTCGCCTGCTCCATCGCGGAGAGTTTTGCGAGGCCGCCGTCGTAGGATTCCGTCGAGAAGCCTACGCCTGTCGCTTGCGTGAACGGCTCGAAATAGGCTTTTTTCGCCGCCGCCTCGTAGGCGCCGCCGAACGTCACGACGGATAGCGTTTCCGCTGCGCTCGCATGAGCAGCGGCGAAAGCGAACACGGAAAGTGCGGCAAGTGCGGCACGTTGTGCGTTGATGGGAGTGCGCATGTCAGTTGGCTCCTGCGGGTGCGGTCGTCATGATGGAAGGTATGGGATACGTCGAGGAATAGTTCGCGGGCGCGCTGCGCAGCGCGCTGGCTGTCATTGCGAGAATCTTGCAATCGTCGTGGCGCCACGCGACTTCGACCGTATCGCCAGGAGAGGGCAGCGCGTGGCGCTGCGTATTGGGAACCTTCACCACGATGGCGTCGCGCGAGCCGAGCTTCAGATGGACGCGATGATGATCGCCGCAATACACCAGCTCTTCGACACGGGCGCGCACCACGTTGCTGTGACCGTCGGCGTGCGTGCCTTCGGCGCTGGGAATATGCGCGCGTTCGGGGCGCAACGCGAGCATCGCTTCATCGCCTTCGCGCAGACCGCTTTCGCAACGGCCGCGAATGATGCTGCCGTCCGCAAGCGCGAGGGTGGCGCGATCGTCGCTCACGTCGACGACGCGCCCCGTCAGCCCATTGTTCTCGCCGACGAAGTTCGCGACGAACGCGTTCTGCGCATTCTCATATAGCTCGCTCGGTGTCGCCGCCTGCTGGATGCGGCCATCGGAGAACACCGCGACACGGTCTGACATGGTCAGCGCTTCCGCCTGATCGTGCGTCACGTAGACGATCGTCAGCGAGAGTTCGCGATGCAGCCGCATGATTTCGTATTGCATCGTTTCGCGCAGGCGTTTGTCGAGTGCGCCGAGCGGCTCATCCATCAGCACGACGCTCGGCTCGAAGACGAGCGCTCGCGCGAGCGCAACCCGCTGCTGCTGTCCGCCGGAAAGTTGTGCGGGACGGCGATTCGCGAGATGAGGCAACTCGATCATATCGAGTGCGCGTTGCACGCGCGATTTCTGTTCGGCGCGGCTCACATGACGCACCGAAAGCGGAAATGCGACGTTCTCCGCAATCGTCATATGCGGGAAGAGGGCATAGTTCTGGAACACCATGCCGATGTCGCGCAGATGCGGCGGCTTGTCGTCGAGCCGGCGTCCGTCGAGTCGAATCTCGCCTTGCGTCGGCCCCTCGAAGCCTGCGAGCATCATGAGCGTGGTCGTCTTGCCTGAACCCGACGGCCCGAGCAGCGACAGGAATTCGCCCTTGCGTACGTCGAGGTTCAGATCGTCGACGACGAAGTGCGCGCCGTCATACGATTTGCTCACGCCCGAAAACGAAATGTAGGGAGGGTTTGACATCGTGCTGGCGTCCTGTCGGTGTTGCGTCGTGATCAATGCGTGCGGAGCTTCGCCGCGAGATAACGCGCGAAGTCGTAGTTGGGGCGTTCGAGATGGCTCAGATGGCCCGGCTTCGCAAGCGGTGCGTGCACGCCGCGAAATACCGCCTCCACGCCGCGCCGGTCTTCCGCGTTGACGTCATCGAGCAGCTTTTTCAGCGTGTCCATATGCGCCTGGGCTTGCGGATCGGCGATGAATTCCGGCGCCAGCCCGCCGCCGAAGCGAATGTGCACGCGCCCCACGCCTTCAGGCTGCAACACGAGATACCAGAAGTAGCCCGGCGTGAGCGTCACGAGATGCGTGGGATAGATCGCGAGTAAGGCAGTGGTCTTGCGCCAGTGCCCCGTGAGCCTTGTGTTGTCGGGATGCGCATTGCCAATGGGCAACGACGCTTCCTTCGTGATCCAGTGATAGTTGAAGGCAGGCAAGCCCGGCGGGCATTCCATCTCTTCGAGACGCGAATGGGGGCCGACCGTCGCGCGATGGAGCATCGGCAGGTGATAGCTCTCCATGAAGTTCTCGGCGAGGATTTTCCAGTTCGTATCCCACACGTGCTCTTCATAGAATGTTTCGATGTAGCCGGACATCCCGTATGCGCCGATCAGCTCGTTCAACTCAGCGAGCTGCGCATGAACGGGCGGCGCGCTGTCGTCGAGCGTCACATAGATCCAGCCTTGCCATTCCTCGCAGCGCACCGCGGGCAAACGATAACTCTCCTTGCAGAAGTCCGCTTGCCGGTCCATCAGCGGTGCGCCTTTCAGCGCGCCGTCGAGCGAATAATTCCATGCGTGGTACGGACACACGATCCGCCGCACGTTGCCGCGTCCTTCCAGCAGCACCGACATGCGATGCAGGCAGACGTTGGACATCGCCTTCAGTTGCCTCTGCTCGTCGCGCAGCACGACGATCGGTTGCGTGGCGATGCGCGCGGTCAGATAGTCGCCGGGCTCGCTCAACGCACTTGCGCGGCCGACACACAGCCATTCGTGCGCGAAGATATTCCGCTCTTCCATCGCAAGAAATTCAGCGGACGTATACACACCCGGCGGCATCGAGCGCGCTTCGCTGAATGACCGTTCGCAACCGGTCTGCAGGTCGTCCATGAGCGCTTGTAGTGAGATCGTCCTTGCCGGATTTGCCATGCCGCCCTCCAGGTTTCGAGCTTGCGAACGCGCGTCCACGCTGGATTGCGTCAGATTGCGCTCGACATGGACATCAATCTATCAAGCCAAATTCCCAGTCAAACTATTGTTTTCGGATGCAGAGCAAAGGTTTTTGCTATGCAGCGCGTGCGCTGCGGGCGGCCGCTTTCGTTGCACGTGTTCGACGTTCGAGACCGTCCTTACGTATCCAGATGGAGCCGGCGGATATAGGTCTCGCAGAACGACGCGAAGCGGTGGACCACTTGCCGCGGCCGCATCGTTCGCGATTGCGCGATGCCGAGCGTCGTCGCGTTGACGGTGTCCTTGAAGCGTTTGACCACGAAGTCCTCGCCGTCGACGGTGCGGTTCGATTTCAACGGAAAGTTGAGGATGCTGTAGCCGAGGCCGTTCGCCACCATGCCGCGCACTACCTCCGGCTGCGACGAGCGGAACGCCGGCACCGGCCTGCTGCCGACCGCATCGAACAGCGCGGCGAAATACTCACGGCTATGCGGCAAATCCAGCATCACGTAAGGCTCGTGCAGCAGGTCGGCGAGCGAGACCTTGCGCGCGCGGGCGAGGCGGTGAGACGTCGGCAGGATCACGTATGGCGGCAGCGACAGGAGCGGCGTGAAGGCAATGTCTTCGGTGAGATCCAGGCTATAGGTCAAGGCTATGTCCAGCGAGCCGTCGTGCAGGCCTCGCAATAAACCGTCCTGATGCGCTTCGACGGTGCGGAACGAAATGCCCGCGTATTCGCTGGCGAAACGGCTGATGAGCCTCGGCATCAGCGGCGGCGCGAGCGACACGAGGCACCCGAGCGCGATCGAGCCCGTCATGCCGCCGTCCATTTCCTTGGCGGTCATCTGCAACTCTTCGGCGATCTTCAGAAGATTGCGCGCCTGTCCCAACAGATCGCGTCCGGCTTGCGTGAGCGACAGGCCGCTCGCGTGATGCCGGATAAAGAGCTGCACGCCGAACGACGATTCGAGGTCCGCCAGCGCCGTGGAGATCGACGGCTGCGAGATATGAAGCCGTTTGGCGGCGGCCGTGAACGACAGCGCTTCGGCAGTGACGACGAAATAGCGCAACTGGCGAAGCGAGTAACGCAGGGGGTGGTTTTCCATCGGCAATGCTCCATGTTCGGGCGTTCGTCGAGCACCATTTTGAGGCGGTCAAAAACGTCTGCATAGGTAAATCCGATGCCCTGCATTTTTTAAATATATTTTTCGGATTCTAGAGGCGCGCGTAGATTCTGCAGCGGGACAACGGGTTCACGGCACCGCCGCCGTCGAGATGCTGCTTCGCGTGCATGGAGTGCGTAGCCATGACGGATGGGATCAAACCGCCTTTGAGAAGGACTTTGCACATGGCAGTGAAAACAACGTCAATCGATACGCTCGTGGTCGGCGCCGGACAGGCTGGCATCGCAATGAGCGAACACCTGAGCAATATCGGCGTGCCTCATCTGGTTCTGGAACGCGCGCGCATCGCTGAGCGGTGGCGCACGGGACGCTGGGATTCGCTGGTCGCCAATGGCCCGGCCTGGCACGATCGCTTTCCGAATCGCGAGTTCCCGGAAGTCGACCCGGACGGCTTCGCATCGAAAGAGCAGGTCGCGGATTACTTCGTCGAGTACGCGAAGCAATTCAATGCGCCGATCCGAACCGGCGTCGAAGTGAAGAAGGTCGTGCGTAATGTGGGCCACCAGGGCTTTACCGTCGAGACGTCCGACGGAACGTTCGAAGCCAGTCGCGTCGTCGTGGCGACGGGCCCGTTCCAGCGCCCGGTCATTCCCGCGATTGCGCCGAAGTCGGAGCGTCTCACGCAAATTCATTCCGCCGACTATCGCAATCCGCAGCAACTGCCTGAAGGGAACGTGGTGGTCGTGGGAGCGGGTTCGTCCGGCGTGCAGATCGCGGATGAACTGCAGCGCGCGGGCAGGCGCGTGTATCTGTCGGTCGGTCCGCATGACCGGCCACCGCGCGCGTATCGCGGCCGCGATTTCTGCTGGTGGCTCGGCGTGCTTGGCGAATGGGATGCCGAAGTGATGCGCCCCGGCAAAGAGCACGTGACGATCGCCGTGAGCGGCGCGCGTGGCGGGCATACCGTCGACTTCCGCCGTCTCGCGCATCAGGGCGTGACGCTGGTCGGTTTGACGAAATCATTCGACGGCACGGTCGTGACCTTCAACGCCGATCTGGCGGACAACATCGCACGCGGCGACGAGAACTATCTGTCGCTGCTGGATGCAGCGGATGCCTATGCCGTGCGCAACGGCCTGGCGCTTCCCGAAGAACCTGAGGCGCGCATCATTCCGCCCGATCCGGCTTGTCTGATCGACCCGATTTTCGAACTCGATCTGGTCGAGGCGGGCGTGACGTCGATCATCTGGGCAACCGGTTATGCCGTCGATTTCGGCTGGTTGCAAGTCGATGCGTTCGACGAGAAGGGCAAACCGAAGCACCAGCGCGGCGTGTCGAAAGAACCGGGGATTTATTTTCTCGGTCTTCCGTGGCTGTCGCGCCGCGGCTCGGCGTTCATCTGGGGCGTCTGGCACGACGCAAAGCATATTGCCGATCACATCGCCACGCAGCGCAAATACCTTGCTTACTACGATGCGGCGCACTCTCACGCGCAGCCGCAACGCGAGACGGGCGCAACCGAACCGAAGGTTCGCAAGGTCAGCGAAATGAACCTGAGCTGAAACCTCCACGAACCAGAGCCGCATTCTTCTTTTATCCGTATCAAGGTGTATCGATGAGCCAACCTACGCATACCCGTATCCGCATGTTCAACACGAAGGACACGTACCCGAATCAGTCGCTCGACAACGACCTGTGTCAGGCGGTGCGCGCCGGCAACACGGTCTACGTGCGCGGCCAGGTGGGTACCGACTTCGATGGCCGTCTCGTCGGGCTTGGCGATCCGCGCGCGCAGGCCGAGCAGGCGATGAAGAACGTCAAGCAGTTGCTCGAAGAAGCGGGCAGCGACCTCTCGCATGTCGTGAAGACCACCACGTTTCTTACCGACATCCGCTATCGCGAGCCGGTGTACCAGGAAGTCGGCAAGTGGCTCAAGGGCGTGTTTCCCATTTCGACGGGCCTCGTGGTGACGGCGTTGGGCCAGGCGCAATGGCTGATGGAAATCGACGTGATCGCGGTCATTCCGGATGGCTGGACGCCGGCCCAGGCGTGAGGAGCGCGACATGACGTTTTCTA contains:
- a CDS encoding ABC transporter permease, yielding MPVSAQTAAPGSPSRAGGHASFQKARRRASTQALLLALPLILFLLSTFIAPIALLLARSVQNREMPDSMPALTRALDAWDGRGTPDEHMFALLASGLKEAQETGQLGTVARRLNFAQPEFRSLLMRSARHLPARPQPAWKPALVELDERWNSPETWRVMKRAAASPTPDYLLAAVDAQITPQGSVGFVPDNASVYRQAFLRTMSISATVTFLCLLLGYPVAWMLANLPAKSSNRLMLLVIVPFWTSLLVRTTAWYVLLQPGGVINSLLTGLGLTTHPVPLIFNRAGVLIGMTHVLLPYMILAIYSVMKSVSPVYVRAAQSLGAHPFTAFVRVYVPQTLPGVGAGCFLVFVLALGYYITPALLGGAGDEMISQLIAMQTNTQLNWGLAGALSAYLVIFTAIFYFIFNRIVGIDRLRFG
- a CDS encoding ABC transporter substrate-binding protein → MRTPINAQRAALAALSVFAFAAAHASAAETLSVVTFGGAYEAAAKKAYFEPFTQATGVGFSTESYDGGLAKLSAMEQAKNTTWDLIDLETNDAITACDEGLLKKFDKTTLGKTSDFIPGSISDCAVASMVWSTVFAYDASKLKTAPTSVNDFFDLQKFPGKRGLRKSPKVSMEWALIADGVDPNDVYKVLATPAGVDRAFRKLDTIKKNIVWWESGAQAPQLLADGAVVMTQAYNGRIDDAAKKDNKPFKAVWDAQVYDFDWWGIPTGARHSDTAAKFIVSASQPKAYADLSKYIAYAPPRKDAIALVDKQRLTDLPTAPQNFKRALQINASFWADNADQINKRFQTWLTQ
- a CDS encoding ABC transporter ATP-binding protein, whose protein sequence is MSNPPYISFSGVSKSYDGAHFVVDDLNLDVRKGEFLSLLGPSGSGKTTTLMMLAGFEGPTQGEIRLDGRRLDDKPPHLRDIGMVFQNYALFPHMTIAENVAFPLSVRHVSRAEQKSRVQRALDMIELPHLANRRPAQLSGGQQQRVALARALVFEPSVVLMDEPLGALDKRLRETMQYEIMRLHRELSLTIVYVTHDQAEALTMSDRVAVFSDGRIQQAATPSELYENAQNAFVANFVGENNGLTGRVVDVSDDRATLALADGSIIRGRCESGLREGDEAMLALRPERAHIPSAEGTHADGHSNVVRARVEELVYCGDHHRVHLKLGSRDAIVVKVPNTQRHALPSPGDTVEVAWRHDDCKILAMTASALRSAPANYSSTYPIPSIMTTAPAGAN
- a CDS encoding SRPBCC family protein, with the translated sequence MANPARTISLQALMDDLQTGCERSFSEARSMPPGVYTSAEFLAMEERNIFAHEWLCVGRASALSEPGDYLTARIATQPIVVLRDEQRQLKAMSNVCLHRMSVLLEGRGNVRRIVCPYHAWNYSLDGALKGAPLMDRQADFCKESYRLPAVRCEEWQGWIYVTLDDSAPPVHAQLAELNELIGAYGMSGYIETFYEEHVWDTNWKILAENFMESYHLPMLHRATVGPHSRLEEMECPPGLPAFNYHWITKEASLPIGNAHPDNTRLTGHWRKTTALLAIYPTHLVTLTPGYFWYLVLQPEGVGRVHIRFGGGLAPEFIADPQAQAHMDTLKKLLDDVNAEDRRGVEAVFRGVHAPLAKPGHLSHLERPNYDFARYLAAKLRTH
- a CDS encoding LysR family transcriptional regulator; translated protein: MENHPLRYSLRQLRYFVVTAEALSFTAAAKRLHISQPSISTALADLESSFGVQLFIRHHASGLSLTQAGRDLLGQARNLLKIAEELQMTAKEMDGGMTGSIALGCLVSLAPPLMPRLISRFASEYAGISFRTVEAHQDGLLRGLHDGSLDIALTYSLDLTEDIAFTPLLSLPPYVILPTSHRLARARKVSLADLLHEPYVMLDLPHSREYFAALFDAVGSRPVPAFRSSQPEVVRGMVANGLGYSILNFPLKSNRTVDGEDFVVKRFKDTVNATTLGIAQSRTMRPRQVVHRFASFCETYIRRLHLDT
- a CDS encoding flavin-containing monooxygenase, producing MAVKTTSIDTLVVGAGQAGIAMSEHLSNIGVPHLVLERARIAERWRTGRWDSLVANGPAWHDRFPNREFPEVDPDGFASKEQVADYFVEYAKQFNAPIRTGVEVKKVVRNVGHQGFTVETSDGTFEASRVVVATGPFQRPVIPAIAPKSERLTQIHSADYRNPQQLPEGNVVVVGAGSSGVQIADELQRAGRRVYLSVGPHDRPPRAYRGRDFCWWLGVLGEWDAEVMRPGKEHVTIAVSGARGGHTVDFRRLAHQGVTLVGLTKSFDGTVVTFNADLADNIARGDENYLSLLDAADAYAVRNGLALPEEPEARIIPPDPACLIDPIFELDLVEAGVTSIIWATGYAVDFGWLQVDAFDEKGKPKHQRGVSKEPGIYFLGLPWLSRRGSAFIWGVWHDAKHIADHIATQRKYLAYYDAAHSHAQPQRETGATEPKVRKVSEMNLS
- a CDS encoding RidA family protein, with the protein product MSQPTHTRIRMFNTKDTYPNQSLDNDLCQAVRAGNTVYVRGQVGTDFDGRLVGLGDPRAQAEQAMKNVKQLLEEAGSDLSHVVKTTTFLTDIRYREPVYQEVGKWLKGVFPISTGLVVTALGQAQWLMEIDVIAVIPDGWTPAQA